A region of the Apium graveolens cultivar Ventura chromosome 6, ASM990537v1, whole genome shotgun sequence genome:
TGCTTTATTGCTGGCCAAAAACACTGTTACTGTAACtttaatttaaatttcaaaattgAAATCTCTCCACCTTCAGATCTCACTTCTTCAGAATATTGTCTTCCTTTGTTTTGAAGCAGAATGATGAATGAGGTGTTTTTTTAGTCCCAGCCTCTTATATCCTAATTTATAGATTGTTATACTTGCTAATTGTATTTTATCATCTACTTCCTCATCTTTTGCAGGGAAGCTATTCGCATTTGAAGCTCGCAACTTCACATCATTTCATTCAGATTTTGGTAATAAAACTCTGTTAATTAAGTAATAGAGTCACAAAGTAGATTAGGATTTTTAATTTATTGTGTTTGTTTTAATGTAATCATTTCTTTTATTTATCGTAATTTATTGGTAATTATCTATTACTTTGAAGTTATCATTTCTTGATAAACCTAAAAATCTTCTTTATTAACATCAGATTTTGGTCCCTCGCCTGTTTCACATTTCAGTAATCATAAGCTCAGTGGTAATTAATTTTGTATCCTGTTTTAAGTATTTTTAAATTGTTAGGCTTTTCACTTTAAAGTCAGCAATTGCTTACATTGCAGGTGTCACCTCAACTAATTACAAGGCACCTCTTAGTGATATTTCTAACAAATTTATCGAAGGTACATATCTGAAAAATCTCATTTATATTCATATTAGTATGATGTTGTACCTTTAGAATGATTAATTCGATAGGTTGCCTTTTAAAATAATGATTTGTAATGTTTGTTTGTAAGATTCAAACAATCATGGGGAAAAAGAACCCAGTAGTATTAGTGGTTGCACCACTTTCAATCAAGAAATTACGGTCAATCACAGTAAAAGATTAGAGTCTACGGTTAAGTCTTCTATGTCATTGCGGTTGTTTGAAGGCATGGATGATGGAACTGACTTTGATTCTGCAAGGGAAACATTAATTTAATGTCCATTGAAATTTTATTCGTACTTACCTCAAAAAATTATTTGTAGAGAATTTCACGATTGCTGATTTTCAAGCGGAAGAGGGGGAATTATTTTGGGATGATGGTACTTATCTATACAaaattttcttttataaaatGGATAAATATTTTCTGTAATTACATCCTATATTCATTTATTTCAGAGTGTCATAATGATCAagtaaatgatataattttggATAAAAATTTGGAAAACTCTGAAAAACTTGATCAACCAGGTATGTTTATAGATAAAGCAATCATTTGTCATATTGCTCTTTTTGTACAATAGtggattactaaatcctatttTGGTGCAGTTCCAAAAGGTTATTTAACTTTGGGTCCTCCAACCGAAACGTGTTGCAAATGTGGAGCTGTTATGTGGAAAGAGGAAAGATCAAATAAGGATGTGACTAAAGGTACTCTCAAGTTTAGCTTGTGTTGTAGTCAAGGTCAGATTAAACTTCCACCCATCCCAGCAACTCCTACATACTTAATTCATTTGTATAGTCACCGTCGAAAGAGCattaattttaaaagaaatttcCGTTTGTATAATGCCATTTTTGCATTCATGTCAATGGGTGGTAAGGTGGATCACTCTCTAAATTGTGGCAGAGCTCCAAATGTTTATCGGCACAATGGCCAGAACCACCATGTTTTGGCTCACTTATATCAGACGAAGGTGATGATCCAAAATTCTGTCAACTCTATATTTATGACACGGAGCACGAGGTTGTAAACCGGATGAAATGGGTCAAAGTTGATGATGGTGAATCTATTGACGCTGAAATTGTAGAAGGGTTGGTATAGATGTTAGATGAAAGCAATCAGTTGGTTAAGAAATTTCGTTATGCCCGGGATAGGTTCAAGGAGCAGCCTGTTagagatttgaaaataaaattaaaaatctgTCGTGCTGAGAATGGTCGTGAGAATCTCATAGGTCCGTCAGACGAAGTTTCTTGCGTAATGGTTGGTGATATTGATACCACTGTAGGTGATAAAGATATTATTGTTGagaagaagaaaaatgatgattTGAAAGATATTATAATGCAGAAGTGTGGCAAACCGCTTGAACGTATTTCAAGCATTCACCCATCGCTCATGGCTCTACAGTATCCTCTACTCTTTCCTCTTGGGGAAGATGGTTACAATAATCAATTTCCGTATGTAGATTCTGAAACACAAAAAAAAGAGGGAATTACCATGAAAGAATATTATGGATATCGACTACAATATCGGAAAAATGAAGGCAATTTTGCTAAATCTTGAAAGCTATAGATTTATTCTTGATTTTTTAGTCCTCATTCATCAGTTTGCTAATGAATGAATACCGTTCAATTGTTTAGGTCTTCATGTTCGCTTAGCAGGTCATCTCTACCAGCAGTATGTTGTAGATGTTTTTTCATGCATTGAGCAAGCGAGATTGTGGTGGTTGAGAACTCACCAAACTAATCTTAGGAGTGATCTTTATAAATCTATTGTAAATAAGGCGGTTAGTGGAACCACTGATGCCTCCAATGTTGGAAATGGATTTGTATTGCCAGCAAACTTTCTTGGTTCCAGACGATACATGCAACAAAATTTTCAAGATGTCCTAGCTGTTTGTCATGCAGTAGGTCACCATGACATTTTTCTGACCATGACCACTAACCCTTTATGGGATGAAATCCTTCAAATGATGAAAATCATGTCTGGATGTTCTGCTCGAGACTCTCCTGATGTAATTGCACGTGTGTTTCATCTCAAACTAGAACAATTATTAGATGACATAAGGAAGAAGAAGTATTTTGGCACTTGCATTGGTGGTCAGTAATTTTTTACAATTTTCCTTTGATTAATATAACTGACTTTCCCCAAACTAGAATATTAAATACTAAAAAAGTTTGTTAATTTTTTAATGCAGTAATGTATGTTGTAGAATTTCAGAAGTGTGGACTCCCTCACGTCCATATGTTAATTTGGCTTGATTCTGAATCGAAGAAGAAGCTGTCATCTAATGTCGATACTTTTGTAAGTGCCGAAATTCCCGATCCTATCACTGATCCTGTTGGTTATGAAGCTGTTAAATCTTTGATGATTCATGGGCCTTGTGGCCTCCAAAACACCCAATCTTCATGCATGAATAATTGTCGGTGTACCAAGCATTTTCCTAAAAAGTGAGTATTTTTTTGGATTTGAACATGATCAGTGTCGTCGCTTCctgttttttaatatttttaccATCAATTCCAGGTATTGTCGGGAAACTTATTCTGATTAGTCTGGATTCCGAATATATCGCCATCGTAATACTGGCATCACCGTAAGTAAAGGAAAAATTGATCTTGACAATCAATCGGTGGTTCCTTATAACAGAGATTTATTGGTCAAATTTCAATATCACATGAATGTAGAGATTTGTTGTCATGCGCGTAGTTTAAAGTATCTTTTCAAATACTGCCTCAATGGGCATGATCGTTGTACAATAGAAATTACCAGTTAGAGTAAATCTTCTGCAGTTGATGAACAAGCCCCGATCGATGAAATTAATGTATATTTTGATGGTAGATACATTTGTGCCTCTGAAGCTGCCTATCGTATATTTGGTTTTCCTATACATTACCGGTCTATTTCAGTGCTTCGTTTATCTTTTCATCTGCCTGGGGAGAGAAGTTGTACCTTTACTGAGAATGAGTTGCTAGAAAGAGTTGTTCGTCATGAAAAAAACAAACACAGTCAGCTAAAGGCCTTTTTCTTCTTAACCAAAAAGATCCCAGTGCACGCAAATACACCTTTGATGAGATTCCCGAACATTATGTGTGGAATGATACATATAGAATTTGGACCATTCGGAAGAAAGGCAAACAAATTGGTCGTATGTTGTATACGCATCATAGTGCCGGTGAGATTTGGTATCTCTGTCTGCTGCTTTCAAATGTACGTGGCGCTACTTCTTTTGATTCGATGAAGAATGTTAACGGTGTGCGTTATACCACATTTAAAGACGCGTGCAAGTCTTTAGGGTTGCTAGACGATGATAATGAATGGCATTCAGTACTAAAAGAATGTTCAGTAGGTGGTTTTCCTGAACAGATACGACAACTTTTCGTAcatattttaatttttacatCATCTATATATTAAGTAAAGTGCACTTCGTTACTGTTATGTATATTATATTGGGCAATGTTTTACTTTCGAGGTAGATCATCATTATGAAATACAAACATGAATAGCAAAATAAAACCTAATAGGTATTTGCAATTAGCACTTCAAAAAAATCTTTACGACTACACCCAAAATCTGAAATGTGTCTTGACCCCAAACCACCAGTTTCGGCGAATTAGAGGGTTGTCTGTTTATATTTCTCTATTATATATGTCTGAGGAATTATTAGAAGCAACTAATTAATGTTAACTACTGTAAATCTATAAATCTGATAATGAAAGTGTTGCAATATAATTGATTAAGGGCACTTCTCATGTTTGACAACTCGGTAACATTTTTGATGAATTGTAATGTATCAAAATTAAAAGCTTTCCAGGTTTCTAACTTTCaatgaaataaattatattaacatTCACATTAACTAATGTCCTAATTATCCATaaattttgtcaacatttactGCTAACTAGAAATATGCACTGATTAAAACTCTATATCCTATACGTATGAAGGATAATAAAAGCAAATGTTAAATATGAAATACCAAAAATTAATAAATTCGGTAATAACAGTGTTGGTACATAATTTAAATTTTACATcatttatatattaattaaagTGCACTTCGGTACTGTTATGTATATTATATTGTGCAATGTTTTACTTTCGAGGTAGATCATCATTATAAATTACAAACATGAATAGCCAAATAAAATCTAACAGGTATTCAGAATTAGCCCTTCAAAATAATCTTTACCACTACACCCAAAATCCGAAATGTATCTTTACCCCAAATCACCGGTTTCGACGAAATAGAGGGTTCTCTGTTTATATTTCTCTATTATATATGTCTGAGGAATTATTGGAAGCAACTAATTAATGTTAAATACCGTAAATCAATAAATCCGATAATGAAAGTGTTGCAATATAATTGAATAAGGGCATTTCTAATGTTTGATAGTTAGGTCACATTTTTGGGGAATTAGAGGGTTATCTGTTTATATTTCTCTTAAATATATGTCTGAGGAATTACAAGAGTTatttataaaattctaaaattcaaAATCTTCAATACAGTGATATTAGATGGAAAGATCCATATATAAAAATGTACCACATACACGACAATAATGTCAGGCTGTATAGTCTATAGAGTGAAACTATATGTTTCTAGATTAATTTTACTTTTTTTTTAGTTTAAATTCATTGCGTGACAAAAACTTACAACAGATCTGTGCGAATAtgaattttaatttaatttatatgTTTTTTAGTTATTAAATAAATTGAACAACTTAAATAATTTAAATACAAAATCCCCATTGATTTTACTTTAGATGTAATGGTTGTAAGTTGTGGTGACAGACAATCGTAGTGTGAAAGTTAATATTATAATATTGTATTATTACATCCAAACTTTGCAATGTATTTGAATTTTAATGTGAAGGatgtaattttaatattaaatcaACATTTCCCATGTATCTTACTTTAGAATTAAAATTTCCAATTTTTGGTTACCAGCGGAATCACCCCAATTAAGCGGTGACTGCCAACAAGATGGTTTTTGGCTTATATTCCTCTATTATAATTGTTTGAGAAATTATTGGAATCAACGTCTAAATGTTAAATACcataaaatatttaattcaaTAATTAAAGTGTTACATTAACAAAATATTTTTTTGGAGTTGCTTGGTGAGACATAATGTAACGTTTATAAGTTGTAATGATGCATAGTTGTACTGAAATACGAACAAGAATAGCACAATATAATTTTATTGTTTTTCGAATTATCTCTTCAAATAACTATTTGCATGTTTaatggaattcttttatttttataaatttgtcaatattaaaattaaatcaaCATTTACCATCTATCTCACTTTAGAATTAACATTTCAATTATGTGGTTAACAACAGAATCACCTCAATTAAACATTGACTCCCAACTAAACTAAAGGGTTTTCGGCTTATAAATCTATATTATAAAATTATGAGGAAATATAAGAAGCAACGTCTAAATATTAAATACCGTAAAATATTATACTCAATAATAAAAGTGTTCTTgtaacaaaaaaaaattattggagTTGCTTCGTGAGACATGATTTAATGGTTGTAAGTTGTAGTGATGCACAATTATACTTAAATACGAACATGAATAGCACAATATAATTATACCGTTTTTCTATATTACCACTTCAAATAACAATTTACAAGTTTACCGGTATTCCTATATTTCTAAAAATTAGTCAATATTAAAATTAAATCTACATTTCTCAGTTATTTTACAGTACAATTTACATTTAAATTTTGTTGTTGACATCAGAATCACCCCAATTAAGCATTGACTGTCAAGTAGAGTGTTTTGGGTTATATTTATAGATTATAAATATCTCAGAAATTTTTACAAGCAATGTCTAAATGTTAAATACTGTAATATTCAGTTCAATAATAAAAGTGTTATATTAACAAAATATTTTGTTGGAGTTGCTGGTGCAGACATAATGTAACGGTTGTAAGTTGTATTGATGCACAGTTTTACCAAAATACGAACATGAACAACACAATATAATTTTACGGGAATTcctatatttttaaaaattagtcaatattaaaattaaatcaaAATTTCCCATCTATCTAACTTTAAATTTAACATTATGCAATATTACAGTTATATGCTATATAATTAaaatcaataataaatattttGTTAACAAAGTTTTATATTAACAAATGTTTGTATTGGAAAACGGTGCAATTTTTTATCATTTCAATTTCTAATATAAAAAAGTTTGTTAATATACAATGTAACAATTGACCTCTAAAATGTATATACTCACCTTTAACATTTTAAGTAATAGTGTATTAACAAGTCCCAATACTATATTAATTATAtgcaaaaaaaaattcaaattggTGAAAATTTTACTTGGTAGCAAAATTGTTCAAATAAGTACACAAAATATTAAAACAATATCTTATTATTGCATCCAACGTTTCCAATGTATTTGACTTATAATTTGAAGGTTCTAATATGTCCTGAGTAAGAAACATTACTGCCATAAATTGTATGGTATGCTTTTAAGTTTGGTATTTAGATGTATAAGGGTTTTTTAGAAGCGGAAACTAAGTGTGAAACATCGTAATTTTTAAAGTTTAATACCAATTttttaatattcaaataatattgtCTTTCACATGCGTATTAAAACATGGTATAGGTTTTATATCATTTAAATTCTTCAGCACAATGCACTTTCTTATTATTCTTTGTAGGATATTGTGCAATGTTTTACTAACATGAATACCACAATATAAAATAACAAGCTATTCGTATTACAACTTAAATAAAGTATGTACCATTTTAAAATATAAGATTCTGTACTTTTCTAAAATATATGTCCAAATACTTTACATAGATGCTGTATCACATGTCTCACACTTTATCACGTTCACTTTTAGAAAATATCTTATTTGAAGACAACAACTGTGCGAGGGAGCAAAACGGAGAAATGGAAAACATCTACCACACTTTGTTAGAACTTACAACTGAGAAATTAGTTTGGTCCATTCATGTAAGAGCACAAACCGTGTGGAAAGGAATCAATAGGAAAACCAACGAGTTCCGTGAATTCAATATCTTATTCATTGATGACCAGGTTTGCATACATATATACCTTTTCAAAGATATTTATTATTTTCAACCACATCTGCATTTTCTGATTCTCTTTGGCTTATAGGGTTGTAGGATCCACGCATTTATTAGTGAGAAGATAGCGGATGCTTTTGCAGCTATTCTTACTGAAGGTCAAGTGTATAGAGTTTCTAATTTTAAAGTTATGAAATATAACGGGGATGAGACAAACAGGTGTGTTCGAAATGAAAAACATATATACTTTGAAAACCACATTGAGATGAAGATTTTGAATACTAGTGTTGGTCTACTGAAGGATTATGCTTTCGATCTATTTTTCCTGAAGGATATTCCTAAATTCTGTACTGAAATTAATTATTTCT
Encoded here:
- the LOC141663852 gene encoding uncharacterized protein LOC141663852, which encodes MTIYKAYPIRKLFAFEARNFTSFHSDFDFGPSPVSHFSNHKLSGVTSTNYKAPLSDISNKFIEDSNNHGEKEPSSISGCTTFNQEITVNHSKRLESTVKSSMSLRLFEGMDDGTDFDSAENFTIADFQAEEGELFWDDECHNDQVNDIILDKNLENSEKLDQPVPKGYLTLGPPTETCCKCGAVMWKEERSNKDVTKGLHVRLAGHLYQQYVVDVFSCIEQARLWWLRTHQTNLRSDLYKSIVNKAVSGTTDASNVGNGFVLPANFLGSRRYMQQNFQDVLAVCHAVGHHDIFLTMTTNPLWDEILQMMKIMSGCSARDSPDVIARVFHLKLEQLLDDIRKKKYFGTCIGVMYVVEFQKCGLPHVHMLIWLDSESKKKLSSNVDTFVSAEIPDPITDPVGYEAVKSLMIHGPCGLQNTQSSCMNNCRCTKHFPKKYCRETYSD